The Daucus carota subsp. sativus chromosome 7, DH1 v3.0, whole genome shotgun sequence genome window below encodes:
- the LOC135147644 gene encoding uncharacterized protein LOC135147644 — protein sequence MELSLLRVKQLEKPPKSNPRIEEITMASPSQIQELDPDPPSIQQQNSPQIENPISNLEEITHQNDHPSPKTLEMSRIQDPERSHPVLEESHVILDLEEQEEEFSGNVISTNTKIRSRSKVYKRKKRGGSMRQLTIDKKVDNLLKCVNFVPFMPAKRLDFDKYEHLLKELGLWDFVRLEFDDVVRADWISQLIVSFDSAKRCCFVNGVRIYMSRSSFVKALNLPKPSIKKEKVVGSVAEAAIDLDAEGERVSEDCVKFLEDLVWNWVVLHGDDWVMPNEIRGWMGLIRDGHPERVDWGGMFWVMVENELKQRGDQLRECYYTSHLQYFIKSHCKVLPDEDSKKFGADEGSKEEGKLLSEEDSREAEVEQVKSQPMDLFEEVGLKVVADEGANKEVKLSSEEDYKEVEVGEIKKDEDLMEEPHKVAKEGINEEVKLSTEEDNKELEVEEIKKDEHLLEEPHKVDQKVAEEGDLSSERMHGVELVEKEKEGPNEAEVEKVKEDTDGSLFDSIKEVDNVVLGPNIELALGQQDVVEREKINGFNMMDVEECKEKRHDDLYLGASDHGRKPFLRPCILGEGRGSDGNGEGKQEVEQLQMKGEQMEEGQQLIQEGKHMEDVEHIQRGEQMEEMEELQGWEHMEAEETDDVDEVEVDELEVDDTEEQVEVEDEDEELEDGMEHDIPQNYGSPGGAGLPGDLLQAFETTQLASNLQGQQIHENSSMELFAPNAETHLMMGGPSMYGNGQKRPIDYEQNTSHPNESKRIRTEGGWDPKNSEFGFCMGQAEQFMEKAKIMYAEKEQAYHELNMHQQYLLREVQQRDDYIESLERNSNESLQKKDAEIYRLERELGLLTELVNGYREALKENRRAFLEYRQRCQLPEEPIYKDAGPGGLVLSVTEIEKQRQQQENEDRLTRLMIEQKFTEAFEGYCNQFEVLLYKVQLIDLERLTPIENEVKLLKELSTTKRRASKKDDLVPTEIVSPSA from the coding sequence ATGGAATTGTCCCTGTTGAGAGTAAAGCAATTGGAAAAACCCCCCAAATCAAACCCTAGAATTGAAGAAATCACCATGGCAAGCCCCTCTCAAATTCAAGAGCTCGACCCAGATCCTCCTTCAATTCAACAGCAAAACTCCCCCCAAATCGAAAACCCCATTTCTAATCTTGAAGAAATCACTCATCAAAACGATCACCCATCTCCCAAAACCCTAGAAATGTCAAGAATTCAAGATCCAGAAAGGTCCCACCCGGTTCTTGAGGAGTCCCATGTAATTCTTGATCTAGAAGAGCAAGAGGAAGAATTTTCAGGTAATGTTATCAGCACTAATACTAAGATTCGTAGTCGTAGCAAAGTTTATAAACGTAAAAAGCGTGGTGGATCGATGAGACAACTAACAATTGATAAGAAAGTTGATAACTTGCTTAAATGTGTGAACTTTGTGCCTTTTATGCCTGCTAAAAGACTTGATTTCGATAAGTACGAGCATCTGTTGAAAGAACTTGGTTTGTGGGATTTTGTTCGACTCGAGTTTGATGATGTGGTTAGAGCTGATTGGATTAGCCAGTTGATTGTGTCTTTTGACAGTGCTAAGAGATGCTGTTTTGTGAATGGGGTTAGGATTTATATGTCTAGGTCTAGTTTTGTTAAGGCTTTGAACTTGCCAAAGCCGAGCATTAAGAAGGAGAAGGTGGTTGGGAGTGTGGCGGAGGCGGCCATAGATTTGGATGCTGAAGGGGAAAGGGTGTCGGAGGACTGTGTTAAGTTTTTGGAGGATCTTGTGTGGAATTGGGTGGTTTTACATGGGGATGATTGGGTGATGCCGAATGAGATTAGGGGTTGGATGGGGTTGATTAGAGATGGGCATCCGGAGAGAGTCGATTGGGGTGGTATGTTTTGGGTTATGGTTGAGAATGAGTTGAAACAAAGGGGGGATCAATTACGTGAGTGTTACTATACCTCACATTTGCAGTACTTCATCAAGTCTCATTGTAAGGTGTTGCCTGATGAAGACAGCAAAAAGTTTGGGGCTGATGAGGGAAGTAAAGAAGAAGGGAAATTATTGAGTGAAGAGGACAGCAGAGAGGCGGAAGTGGAGCAAGTAAAGTCTCAGCCTATGGATTTGTTTGAGGAAGTGGGATTAAAGGTTGTGGCTGATGAGGGAGCTAATAAAGAAGTAAAATTATCGAGTGAAGAGGACTACAAAGAGGTGGAGGTTGGAGAAATAAAGAAAGACGAGGACTTGATGGAAGAGCCACATAAGGTGGCTAAGGAGGGAATTAATGAAGAGGTAAAACTGTCGACTGAAGAGGACAATAAAGAGTTGGAGGTTGAGGAAATAAAGAAAGATGAGCACTTGTTGGAAGAGCCCCATAAGGTGGATCAGAAGGTAGCAGAAGAAGGGGACTTGTCGAGTGAAAGGATGCATGGTGTGGAGTTGGTGGAAAAGGAAAAGGAAGGGCCTAATGAGGCAGAGGTCGAAAAAGTGAAAGAAGACACTGATGGGAGTCTATTCGACTCAATTAAGGAAGTAGACAATGTTGTTTTAGGACCCAATATAGAATTAGCTTTGGGGCAGCAAGATGTAGTTGAGAGAGAAAAGATCAACGGTTTTAACATGATGGACGTTGAAGAATGCAAGGAGAAAAGGCATGATGATCTGTATTTGGGTGCAAGTGACCACGGGAGAAAGCCTTTCTTGCGGCCTTGTATTTTAGGAGAAGGCAGGGGTTCGGATGGCAACGGGGAAGGGAAACAGGAAGTTGAGCAGCTACAGATGAAAGGAGAGCAGATGGAAGAAGGGCAGCAACTCATACAAGAAGGGAAGCATATGGAAGATGTGGAGCACATACAGAGGGGGGAGCAGATGGAAGAGATGGAAGAATTGCAAGGGTGGGAGCACATGGAAGCAGAAGAGACTGATGATGTGGATGAGGTGGAAGTAGATGAGCTTGAAGTGGATGATACGGAGGAGCAGGTTGAGGTAGAAGATGAGGATGAAGAACTAGAGGATGGGATGGAGCATGATATTCCTCAAAATTATGGTTCACCAGGAGGGGCTGGTTTACCAGGTGATCTACTCCAAGCATTTGAAACTACCCAGCTGGCTTCAAATTTGCAGGGACAACAAATTCATGAAAACTCTTCAATGGAGCTTTTTGCTCCAAATGCTGAAACACATTTGATGATGGGTGGTCCGTCCATGTATGGTAATGGTCAGAAGAGACCCATTGACTATGAACAGAATACATCACATCCTAATGAAAGTAAGAGGATCAGGACTGAAGGTGGATGGGATCCGAAAAACTCAGAGTTTGGTTTCTGCATGGGCCAAGCTGAACAATTTATGGAGAAGGCCAAGATCATGTATGCGGAGAAGGAACAGGCTTATCATGAATTAAATATGCATCAGCAGTACTTACTCCGTGAGGTGCAGCAAAGGGACGATTACATCGAAAGTCTGGAAAGGAACAGTAATGAGTCACTACAGAAAAAGGATGCAGAGATATACCGGCTTGAACGTGAGCTCGGTCTACTTACAGAGCTTGTCAATGGTTACAGGGAGGCATTGAAAGAAAACAGAAGAGCTTTCCTGGAATACAGACAGCGCTGTCAACTTCCTGAAGAACCTATTTACAAGGACGCTGGTCCAGGAGGTCTTGTATTGAGCGTCACAGAGATAGAGAAGCAGCGCCAACAGCAAGAGAATGAAGATAGGTTGACGCGATTAATGATTGAACAGAAGTTTACTGAAGCATTTGAGGGCTATTGTAACCAGTTTGAGGTACTTCTTTACAAGGTTCAGTTAATTGACTTGGAAAGATTGACACCTATCGAGAATGAGGTGAAACTTCTTAAAGAATTGAGCACAACAAAACGCAGAGCTTCAAAGAAGGATGATTTGGTGCCTACTGAAATAGTATCACCTTCTGCCTAG